Proteins encoded together in one Anopheles darlingi chromosome 3, idAnoDarlMG_H_01, whole genome shotgun sequence window:
- the LOC125954826 gene encoding UPF0489 protein C5orf22 homolog, which translates to MDSPNAPEAERRKSTGEAETDKQQHQEQPQKSEDAQEEVPQLVAAPAQSTETEAPSVKKQDSSQASSSSKAVPAAPPTSRKFEKVPIFVVEDHHEVLTFLYRCLGSKHLPLHGNRIVHFDSHPDMCIPKHMPATYVFNKDDLLDSISIENWLMPTVFAGHVQRIVWIKPPWSDQIPKGKYAFHVGEFEGSIRTDSTLEYFVSEGCYQPEEKLENKKRLELEVCSVDEYAVAEDSDLAEGYILDIDLDYFSTHNPFLKIYDRVQLYEKLKEIFVSPELADDTENDLAKLQQVARDREEKLEFLESIFLYLEEVGNLKHFLVDYQQEISEEYAGLLEKVTALVRILKREYKEEEIDWSMIYDAGCTCDVTDLPHHESSREEIVRMVQQLEGFLRQLPSPPVVITVSRSSEDDYTPAEQVEMIQEMVLGALTKCLRAELDTPILYYKDQELNL; encoded by the coding sequence ATGGATTCGCCAAACGCGCCAGAAGCTGAGCGGCGGAAGTCGACTGGAGAAGCGGAAaccgacaaacaacaacatcaggaGCAGCCACAGAAATCCGAAGACGCGCAGGAGGAAGTGCCACAGCTCGTAGCCGCTCCCGCGCAATCGACCGAAACAGAAGCGCCCAGTGTAAAGAAGCAGGATTCGAGCCAAGCATCGTCGTCTTCCAAAGCTGTcccggcagcaccaccgacgagCAGAAAGTTCGAAAAGGTGCCAATCTTCGTGGTGGAAGACCATCATGAAGTGCTCACGTTCCTTTATCGCTGTCTCGGTTCGAAGCACCTACCACTGCACGGTAACCGAATAGTGCACTTTGATTCGCACCCGGACATGTGCATCCCGAAGCACATGCCGGCGACGTACGTGTTCAATAAGGACGATCTGCTGGACAGTATCAGCATCGAGAACTGGCTGATGCCAACGGTGTTCGCGGGTCATGTGCAGCGCATCGTATGGATAAAGCCACCGTGGTCAGATCAAATCCCGAAAGGCAAATATGCTTTCCACGTTGGAGAGTTCGAGGGCTCGATCAGGACGGATTCGACACTGGAGTACTTCGTGTCCGAAGGATGCTATCAGCCCGAAGAAAAGCTTGAAAACAAGAAGCGGCTAGAGCTGGAGGTATGCTCGGTGGACGAGTACGCGGTTGCGGAGGACTCGGATCTAGCCGAGGGTTACATCCTTGACATCGACCTGGACTACTTCAGCACGCATAATCCGTTCCTGAAGATTTACGATCGGGTTCAGCTGTACGAGAAACTGAAGGAGATTTTCGTCTCTCCGGAGCTAGCGGACGACACCGAGAACGATCTGGCGAAGCTGCAGCAGGTGGCACGCGATCGGGAGGAGAAGCTCGAGTTTCTTGAATCCATCTTCCTCTATCTGGAGGAAGTGGGCAATCTGAAGCATTTCCTCGTCGACTACCAGCAGGAAATCAGCGAAGAGTACGCGGGGCTACTGGAGAAGGTGACCGCCTTGGTACGGATACTGAAGCGTGAGTACAAGGAGGAAGAGATCGATTGGTCAATGATCTATGATGCGGGCTGCACGTGCGACGTGACCGATCTGCCCCATCACGAGTCGAGCCGAGAGGAAATAGTGCGCATGGTGCAGCAGCTTGAAGGCTTCCTGCGTCAGCTTCCGAGCCCGCCCGTCGTCATTACAGTATCAAGATCGAGCGAGGACGATTACACACCAGCCGAGCAGGTGGAGATGATACAGGAGATGGTTCTGGGTGCACTTACAAAGTGCCTGCGAGCAGAGCTAGATACCCCGATACTGTACTATAAGGATCAGGAACTTAATTTGTAA
- the LOC125954851 gene encoding protein Gemin2, translated as MEIDLIQKPALAVDPPDESFDPNQEPETGEQYLQKVMYERNRCPMVVVAANPHTDQQKSLSGTAALPANSVTNSAHQTLIPTKEWESMQNQKFTELRDTITSYRCSSQFQENLQRTHVFLNFEDRKQLHEYCANNQPYVRILLSIPQRNLETLLEYLYEWLQDSDPAGESDQSATSQQEEQTSDQDMIGDVTTTPVTSSVSKQPAQRCLRKDWITQWIYAIMACLITPLEPYIHSVLRDIAKTCIMLRNELNREDEAKVLPLNLLISIISQNFNQLDLADNID; from the exons ATGGAGATTGATTTGATACAGAAGCCGGCCTTGGCCGTCGATCCGCCGGACGAAAGTTTTGATCCCAATCAGGAACCGGAAACGGGGGAACAGTATTTGCAAAAGGTGATGTACGAACGAAACCGAtgcccgatggtggtggtcgccgcGAATCCTCACACGGATCAGCAAAAATCCCTCTCCGGAACAGCCGCCCTACCCGCC AATTCCGTGACAAACTCTGCCCACCAAACGCTTATCCCCACGAAGGAATGGGAATCCATGCAGAACCAAAAGTTTACCGAACTACGCGACACCATTACGTCCTACCGCTGCAGCTCGCAGTTCCAGGAGAATCTACAACGTACGCACGTCTTTCTGAACTTTGAGGATCGCAAGCAGCTGCACGAGTACTGCGCCAACAATCAGCCGTACGTTCGCATTCTACTCAGTATTCCACAACGCAATTTGGAGACACTGCTGGAGTACCTGTACGAGTGGCTGCAAGATTCGGATCCGGCTGGCGAGAGCGACCAATCGGCCACAtcgcagcaggaggagcaaacGTCCGATCAGGATATGATCGGCGATGTGACAACAACCCCGGTAACCTCGAGCGTTTCCAAGCAACCGGCTCAGCGTTGTTTGCGGAAAGATTGGATCACTCAGTGGATCTATGCGATCATGGCCTGCTTGATAACGCCTCTGGAACCATACATACACAGCGTACTGCGTGATATCGCGAAAACCTGTATTATGCTGCGCAATGAACTGAACCGGGAGGACGAAGCGAAGGTGCTGCCGCTCAATCTCTTGATAAGCATCATTTCGCAGAATTTCAATCAACTCGATCTAGCCGACAACATCGATTGA
- the LOC125955741 gene encoding DC-STAMP domain-containing protein 2-like: MTRRTTAEIFVLAVVQTVIADVKSASCVTVLLVPQFLSKRGRAALIGFIFVLTVTGPTANTMRNVEVLGQTLSCTQQQLKVAFQETLHALKVPFRAMKQVIDSTLKTVERSFMKVQQQLMEILKLVKRILHSIKAAYDWLRDLVSICNDELGSPSERCVKSLDKTIAGCKEEMGAMDFLCEVTQVAKSICFGARMVDMFCELIDFVSDSIVDEIERGIQNLMQYMEELFRVQVEYDHAYDFETNASKSFADISADIRGEIEQRTLPLRRTFSVLGVVSSGFFICIVLRAIRYWQRYLTKDTFDNGFLTEDFYEIEQRRAEMNIALVLPLTRKEAQRYVPITSSHLTWKERLRIARSITFLLISTVQILCQLFADYALYWLLTLLKTFMHEGSASLKNGSNSSLPVGVAVRGEGILADTLREIVHSFDPIVNGTIIDPAHCIPDASPPRFGRYGEIVALLVLCWIFTFAEPYGLRVRQIIMRSYYPARARARALWLHSDILMKRENLIQIFRRYVGPPSSLPRPKGTFFDVLRAKTNRFWICRKLLGIGDVLHCTLCGEILVEQEDQLIPCSRNECPGVYCQDCFLETANCCSLLPACNTRKQCFRRKDTIHCHDASK, encoded by the exons ATGACCAGGAGAACTACCGCGGAAATCTTCGTACTCGCTGTTGTGCAAACGGTGATTGCagatgt TAAATCGGCAAGTTGTGTGACCGTCCTGCTTGTCCCGCAATTTCTGAGCAAACGAGGACGAGCTGCCCTTATAGGGTTTATCTTTGTGCTTACCGTGACCGGTCCAACGGCAAATACGATGCGAAACGTGGAGGTTCTTGGGCAAACGCTGAGCTGtacgcaacagcagctgaaggTCGCGTTCCAGGAAACTCTCCACGCGTTGAAAGTCCCTTTCCGGGCGATGAAGCAGGTAATCGATAGTACACTCAAGACTGTGGAACGATCGTTCATgaaggtgcaacagcagctgatggAGATCCTGAAGCTGGTGAAAAGGATAC TCCATTCGATAAAAGCAGCATACGATTGGTTGCGGGATCTGGTAAGCATTTGCAACGACGAACTGGGAAGTCCCTCGGAACGATGTGTTAAGTCACTGGATAAAACTATCGCCGGATGCAAGGAGGAAATGGGGGCGATGGATTTCCTGTGCGAAGTTACGCAGGTCGCCAAATCGATCTGCTTCGGTGCGCGTATGGTGGATATGTTCTGTGAGCTGATCGATTTTGTGAGCGATAGCATCGTCGATGAGATTGAACGAG GTATTCAGAATCTGATGCAGTACATGGAGGAACTTTTCAGGGTGCAGGTTGAGTACGATCATGCGTACGATTTCGAAACGAATGCATCAAAGTCCTTCGCAGATATAAGCGCTGATATACGGGGGGAAATCGAACAACGCACTTTGCCTTTGAGACGCACTTTTAGTGTTCTGGGTGTGGTATCGAGTGGTTTCTTTATCTGCATTGTCTTGAG GGCTATAAGATACTGGCAACGCTACCTAACGAAGGACACGTTCGATAATGGCTTCTTGACGGAGGATTTTTACGAAATCGAACAAAGACGCGCTGAAATGAATATTGCTCTGGTGCTTCCTTTAACTCGTAAAGAAGCACAACGCTACGTGCCGATCACCTCATCCCATCTAACGTGGAAAGAAAGACTCCGGATAGCCAGATCCATTACGTTCCTGCTTATTTCAACCGTCCAGATACTTTGCCAGCTGTTTGCCGACTACGCTCTGTACTGGTTGCTAACGCTGCTCAAAACCTTTATGCACGAAGGATCTGCTAGTCTAAAGAATGGATCGAACAGTTCGCTGCCTGTTGGAGTGGCTGTCCGTGGTGAGGGTATTTTGGCGGATACGTTACGCGAAATCGTTCACTCTTTCGATCCGATCGTCAATGGAACCATCATTGATCCTGCCCACTGCATACCGGATGCCTCGCCACCACGATTTGGAAGATATGGCGAAATCGTAGCCCTACTTGTGCTTTGCTGGATATTTACGTTCGCCGAGCCGTATGGTTTGCGTGTACGACAGATAATCATGAGGAGCTACTATCCAGCCAGGGCACGTGCTCGAGCGCTGTGGTTGCATAGTGACATACTGATGAAGCGAGAAAATCTGATCCAGATTTTTAGACGATATGTTGGCCCGCCATCTAGCCTTCCGCGTCCAAAGGGAACATTTTTTGACGTACTGAGAGCAAAAACTAATCGCTTCTGGATTTGTCGTAAGCTGCTTGGAATTGGCGACGTCCTTCACTGTACGCTCTGCGGGGAGATCCTAGTGGAGCAGGAAGATCAACTCATCCCTTGCAGTCGTAACGAATGTCCCGGTGTTTACTGTCAGGATTGCTTTCTGGAGACGGCTAACTGTTGTTCTCTTT TGCCAGCTTGCAATACTCGCAAGCAATGCTTTCGGCGCAAGGATACGATTCACTGTCACGATGCTAGCAAATGA